A window of Acinonyx jubatus isolate Ajub_Pintada_27869175 chromosome E4, VMU_Ajub_asm_v1.0, whole genome shotgun sequence contains these coding sequences:
- the IL6R gene encoding interleukin-6 receptor subunit alpha isoform X2 codes for MLALRCALLTALLAAPGAALTPGGCPAPEVLSDVVTARPGANVTLTCPGEEPGDSATIHWLRRNRVPGSQQERGAGVGGRLLLRSVQLSDSGNYSCYRDDGSLAGTVPLLVEAPPEEPQITCFRKSPLSKVACEWGPRSPPSGTTRATLLVRKFGTSPTGDSEEPCRYFPGPQTFSCQLAVPEGDNSLYVVSLCVSNAAGSKSSHPQTFEGYGILQPDPPVNVTVTAVPGNPRWLRVTWRDPPSWNSYFYRLQFELRYRAERSKTFTTWMVKELQHHCIIYDAWRGARHRVQVRAREEFGHGSWSAWSPEAAGSPWTEPRSPPAKTEAPPSTQAPTTKGDDENNLLKDSANATSLPVQDSSVPLPTFLVAGGSLAFGTLLCVGLVLR; via the exons AGGTGCTGAGTGATGTGGTGACCGCCCGGCCTGGGGCCAACGTGACCCTGACCTGCCCGGGCGAGGAGCCTGGAGACAGTGCCACAATTCACTGGCTGCGGAGGAATCGGGTCCCAGGCTCACAGCAGGAACGGGGTGCTGGCGTGGGAGGGAGGCTTCTTCTGAGGTCGGTGCAGCTCAGCGACTCTGGAAACTACTCCTGTTACCGTGACGACGGCAGCCTGGCTGGAACTGTGCCTTTGCTGGTGGAAG CCCCTCCCGAGGAGCCCCAGATCACCTGCTTCCGGAAGAGCCCCCTCAGCAAGGTGGCCTGTGAGTGGGGTCCTCGGAGCCCCCCCTCCGGGACGACCAGGGCCACGCTTCTGGTGAGGAAGTT CGGGACCAGCCCCACGGGAGACTCGGAGGAGCCGTGCCGGTACTTTCCGGGGCCGCAGACCTTCTCCTGCCAGCTGGCGGTCCCTGAGGGGGACAACTCCTTGTACGTGGTGTCCCTGTGCGTCAGCAACGCTGCTGGGAGCAAGTCCAGCCACCCCCAAACGTTTGAGGGCTATGGAATCT TGCAGCCTGACCCACCTGTCAATGTCACCGTCACTGCTGTGCCTGGAAACCCCCGCTGGCTCAGGGTCACCTGGCGGGACCCCCCGTCCTGGAACTCCTACTTCTACAGGCTGCAGTTTGAGCTCCGATACCGGGCCGAGCGGTCGAAGACGTTCACAACGTGGATG gtcaaGGAGCTCCAGCATCACTGCATCATCTACGACGCCTGGAGAGGTGCGAGGCACAGGGTGCAGGTCCGGGCCCGGGAGGAGTTTGGGCACGGCTCCTGGAGCGCGTGGAGCCCGGAGGCCGCGGGCTCCCCGTGGACAG aacccaggagccccccagccAAGACGGAGGCGCCCCCCTCCACGCAG GCACCGACTACTAAGGGAGACGATGAAAATAATCTCTTGAAAGATTCCGCAAATGCAACCAGCCTCCCAG TGCAAGACTCTTCGGTGCCACTGCCCACCTTCCTGGTGGCCGGAGGAAGCCTGGCCTTCGGAACGCTCCTGTGCGTTGGCCTCGTCCTGAGGTGA